A part of Desulfobacter sp. genomic DNA contains:
- a CDS encoding PAS domain S-box protein produces the protein MLESSPVVRFHIRNALGILIILLGLISGTLGAMALNFKKQGVHEQADLERDFGQMAASLDRMLAQVTSALDAMKSVAEADLAATRGQTAFAMPPVADLFRQAGGYFHLDALAEEPAPYGNLTGLGTYAVKPRDELREIRAVLRLGPLMASVQKNIKTSAWVYYFSARSFIHLYPWVSSAQWRFTPDSYEKDFYQLALPGANPGKVAYWTPVYTDEVGKGLMSTCGIPLYEGERFMGTVAVDLTVDFLNGIVAGFRPESGKFFLVNSQSQVVAHPILASSSDPAVGSLSGVLPGGLTMGVAELARIPGGKIHDRQGYRILRADLGNAPWQAVYLEKIPPVYARLMDRIGPEPLVLFLVLFVLILVVLVSGHILLARPADQFVEYIYRLSRGRFGRRPGPLPAMWKPWFTAVEEIFIENKTLTDQIRDANEALEERVARRTEELTRSEGQNRRLKDLYKQLSDASFEAIFLSREGICIGQNRTAETMFGYSQEEALGRLGTEWIAPDFRALVGEKMKQGSIVPYEAVALRRDGSTFPCEIQARMTGEGHDRIRVTALRDITVRKQAEEEKLDAQAFAADQSKYALVGQVAGKMAHDFNNILGVIMGNAELALADCKERGTADALGLILGQTMRGKNMTRNLVAFARDQEPKQKLFSLNKKISLAIDLLKKDLSGIRVVKAFGENLPGLIADPGMIEHMLVNLLINAAHALARQREPEIVITTFIRENNLGFTIRDNGCGIPEDCLDKIFDPSFTLKGGRDVLGQYPDSIRGTGYGMANVKKYLDQHRGRIRVESVQNEGACFTVELPLVDVQLTPEEKEQVAAWEVSPGSRILLVEDEAAISRIQSAALALPPCRHLVDIAENGEQALALFSPGAYDLVSLDYVLPGEYNGIDIYHHIRKQDRDIPILFVSGNIEFLESIKHLRSEDRRVDHLSKPCLNNTYIRAVQELLAAR, from the coding sequence ATGCTTGAATCTTCACCCGTGGTACGGTTTCATATTCGGAATGCCCTGGGCATTCTCATCATTTTATTGGGCTTGATTTCCGGAACACTGGGGGCCATGGCCCTTAATTTCAAGAAACAGGGCGTTCATGAGCAGGCGGATCTGGAGCGCGATTTTGGGCAGATGGCAGCGTCGCTGGATCGGATGCTGGCCCAGGTAACCTCGGCTCTGGACGCCATGAAATCCGTGGCCGAAGCTGATTTGGCCGCCACCCGAGGCCAAACCGCATTTGCCATGCCGCCGGTGGCGGACCTGTTCAGACAGGCCGGAGGCTATTTCCACCTGGACGCCCTGGCTGAAGAGCCGGCACCTTACGGCAACCTCACCGGGCTGGGCACCTATGCTGTAAAACCCAGGGATGAACTCCGGGAGATCCGGGCGGTTCTGAGGCTGGGCCCCCTCATGGCCTCGGTGCAAAAAAATATCAAAACCAGTGCCTGGGTCTATTATTTCAGTGCCCGTTCCTTTATTCATCTTTACCCCTGGGTGTCTTCGGCCCAGTGGCGGTTTACGCCGGACTCCTATGAAAAAGATTTTTACCAATTGGCCCTTCCAGGGGCCAATCCGGGCAAGGTGGCCTATTGGACCCCGGTGTATACCGATGAGGTGGGCAAGGGGCTGATGAGCACCTGCGGGATTCCCCTGTATGAGGGGGAGCGGTTCATGGGTACGGTGGCCGTTGACCTGACCGTGGATTTCCTCAACGGGATTGTGGCGGGGTTCCGGCCAGAGTCCGGGAAATTCTTTCTGGTCAATTCCCAGTCCCAGGTGGTGGCCCACCCTATACTCGCCTCTTCTTCGGATCCGGCAGTGGGGTCCTTGTCCGGTGTACTGCCCGGCGGGCTTACCATGGGGGTTGCGGAACTGGCCCGTATCCCCGGGGGCAAAATACATGACCGCCAGGGGTACCGGATCCTGCGGGCAGATCTTGGCAATGCCCCCTGGCAGGCCGTATACCTGGAAAAGATCCCTCCGGTGTATGCCCGGCTCATGGACCGTATCGGGCCCGAACCCCTGGTGTTGTTCCTGGTGCTTTTTGTATTGATACTGGTTGTGCTGGTTTCCGGCCATATCCTTCTTGCCCGGCCGGCCGATCAGTTTGTGGAGTATATTTACAGGCTCTCCAGGGGGCGGTTCGGCCGCCGGCCCGGGCCATTGCCGGCCATGTGGAAACCTTGGTTCACCGCTGTTGAAGAAATTTTTATAGAAAACAAGACGCTTACCGATCAGATCAGGGACGCCAATGAAGCGCTGGAAGAGCGGGTTGCAAGGCGCACCGAGGAACTGACCCGCAGCGAAGGGCAGAACCGCCGGCTCAAGGATTTGTATAAACAATTGTCCGATGCCTCGTTCGAGGCCATTTTCCTGTCCAGGGAGGGGATCTGCATCGGCCAGAACCGGACCGCGGAAACCATGTTCGGATATTCTCAGGAAGAGGCGCTGGGCAGGCTGGGCACTGAATGGATCGCTCCGGATTTCAGGGCCCTGGTGGGCGAAAAAATGAAACAGGGCAGTATTGTGCCTTACGAAGCCGTGGCCCTGCGCAGGGACGGCAGCACCTTCCCCTGTGAAATCCAGGCCCGGATGACCGGGGAGGGCCATGACCGGATCCGGGTGACGGCCCTGAGGGATATCACGGTCAGAAAACAGGCTGAAGAGGAAAAACTTGACGCCCAGGCCTTTGCGGCGGACCAGTCCAAATACGCCCTGGTGGGCCAGGTGGCAGGGAAAATGGCCCATGACTTCAATAATATCCTGGGGGTTATCATGGGCAATGCCGAACTGGCCCTGGCAGACTGCAAAGAGCGGGGGACCGCCGACGCCCTTGGCCTGATCCTGGGCCAGACCATGCGGGGGAAAAATATGACCCGGAACCTGGTGGCCTTTGCCAGGGATCAGGAGCCCAAGCAGAAGCTGTTCAGCCTGAATAAAAAAATCAGCCTGGCCATTGATCTGCTTAAAAAAGACCTGTCAGGCATCAGGGTGGTGAAAGCCTTCGGCGAGAATCTGCCCGGCCTCATTGCCGATCCCGGGATGATTGAACACATGCTGGTCAATCTGCTTATCAATGCCGCCCATGCCCTGGCCCGGCAGAGGGAGCCCGAGATCGTGATCACCACCTTTATCCGGGAGAATAACCTGGGATTTACCATCCGGGACAACGGTTGCGGTATTCCGGAAGACTGCCTGGACAAGATCTTCGATCCCTCCTTTACCCTCAAGGGCGGGAGGGATGTTCTGGGGCAGTACCCCGACAGCATCCGGGGGACTGGGTACGGCATGGCCAATGTTAAAAAATATTTGGACCAGCACAGAGGACGAATCCGGGTGGAGAGCGTCCAGAACGAGGGGGCCTGCTTCACGGTTGAACTGCCCCTGGTGGATGTCCAATTGACCCCGGAGGAAAAAGAGCAGGTGGCCGCCTGGGAGGTGTCACCGGGGAGCCGTATCCTTCTGGTGGAGGACGAGGCCGCCATTTCACGGATCCAGTCCGCAGCCCTGGCCCTCCCGCCCTGCCGGCACCTGGTGGACATTGCCGAAAACGGGGAACAGGCCCTGGCTCTTTTTTCGCCGGGGGCCTATGACCTGGTGAGCCTGGATTATGTCCTTCCCGGTGAATACAACGGTATTGACATCTATCACCATATCCGTAAGCAGGACAGGGATATCCCCATTCTTTTTGTTTCCGGCAATATTGAGTTTCTGGAGTCCATCA
- the asd gene encoding aspartate-semialdehyde dehydrogenase, with protein MKRVGMVGWRGMVGSVLMERMMAENDFEKFTPVFFTTSQAGQKAPDVGKEVPALIDAHDIDTLMEMDIVISCQGGSYTEAVRPQLEERDWNGYWIDAASTLRMDDQSIIVLDPVNLSVIEEGLARGIKNYIGGNCTVSLMLMALGGLFENDMVEWLTSMTYQAASGAGAKNMEELVAQMRYIGDQAAPILDNPASAILELDRNVTESVRSGGFPVDNWAVPLGASLIPWIDRAMDNGQTREEWKGFVETNKILGRSDNPVPIDGQCVRIGSMRCHSQAFTIKLKQDIPLEDINQALAANNGWVKVVPNTKEETIAELTPARVTGTLTVPVGRVRKMTLGEDYLTAFSVGDQLLWGAAEPLRRILNIIL; from the coding sequence ATGAAAAGAGTAGGAATGGTCGGCTGGCGGGGCATGGTGGGATCCGTGCTCATGGAAAGAATGATGGCGGAAAATGATTTTGAAAAATTTACCCCGGTATTCTTTACCACCTCCCAGGCCGGCCAGAAGGCACCCGATGTGGGCAAGGAGGTGCCTGCCCTCATTGATGCCCATGATATCGATACCCTCATGGAAATGGATATCGTGATCTCCTGCCAGGGCGGTTCCTATACCGAGGCGGTCCGGCCCCAGCTTGAAGAACGGGACTGGAATGGGTATTGGATCGACGCCGCCTCCACCCTGAGAATGGATGACCAGAGCATCATTGTTCTGGACCCGGTGAACCTGTCGGTGATCGAGGAGGGCCTGGCCCGGGGAATCAAAAACTATATCGGCGGAAACTGCACGGTATCACTGATGCTCATGGCTCTGGGCGGCCTTTTTGAAAATGATATGGTGGAATGGCTGACCTCCATGACCTACCAGGCTGCATCCGGGGCCGGCGCCAAAAATATGGAAGAACTGGTGGCCCAGATGAGATACATCGGCGACCAGGCCGCCCCCATCCTGGACAATCCGGCCTCGGCCATCCTGGAACTGGACCGCAATGTCACTGAATCCGTCCGTTCCGGCGGATTTCCCGTGGATAACTGGGCCGTGCCCCTGGGCGCCAGCCTTATCCCCTGGATCGACAGGGCCATGGACAACGGCCAGACCCGGGAAGAGTGGAAAGGTTTTGTGGAAACCAATAAGATTCTGGGCCGGTCGGACAACCCCGTCCCCATCGACGGCCAGTGCGTCCGCATCGGATCCATGCGCTGCCATTCACAGGCCTTCACCATTAAACTGAAACAGGACATTCCCCTGGAGGATATCAACCAGGCCCTGGCCGCCAATAACGGCTGGGTGAAGGTGGTTCCCAATACCAAGGAAGAAACCATTGCCGAACTGACGCCTGCCCGGGTCACCGGCACCCTCACCGTGCCCGTGGGCCGGGTACGGAAGATGACCCTGGGCGAAGACTACCTGACGGCATTTTCCGTGGGCGACCAGCTGCTCTGGGGCGCGGCCGAGCCCCTGCGCCGGATTTTGAATATTATTCTGTAA
- a CDS encoding transporter substrate-binding domain-containing protein: MLLLPAATRAGNRLVLATLDWEPYIGRQMKDQGFLAVIIRQAFQRSGVDVKIEFHQWSRVVGLAKKGRVDGYFPEYYAPRIKDYAEFSAPIPAGPVGFFSLKTAGIRYTRLEELKKYRIGIVKGYVNASEFDAADFLDKHGVKDDLSNLKLLLAGRVNLMVADKYVGFHLLKKHMPDRASEVEFLPTILEPKDIFVCISTKIKKTGYFLKAFNRGLAQMTADGTLGRLLPKFQ; the protein is encoded by the coding sequence ATGTTGCTTTTACCCGCCGCGACAAGAGCTGGGAACCGGCTTGTGCTGGCCACCCTGGACTGGGAGCCCTATATCGGCCGGCAGATGAAAGACCAGGGATTTCTGGCCGTGATTATCCGCCAGGCGTTTCAGCGGAGCGGTGTGGATGTGAAAATTGAATTTCACCAATGGTCCAGGGTGGTGGGCCTGGCCAAAAAAGGACGGGTGGACGGCTATTTTCCTGAATACTATGCCCCACGCATCAAAGACTATGCCGAATTCTCGGCCCCCATCCCCGCCGGCCCGGTGGGATTTTTCAGCCTGAAAACCGCCGGGATCCGCTACACCCGCCTGGAAGAGCTGAAGAAATATCGCATCGGCATCGTCAAGGGCTATGTCAATGCCAGTGAATTCGATGCCGCAGATTTCCTGGACAAACACGGGGTGAAAGACGACTTGAGCAATCTCAAACTGCTGCTTGCGGGAAGGGTAAACCTGATGGTGGCCGATAAATACGTGGGATTTCACCTGCTCAAAAAGCATATGCCGGACCGGGCCTCCGAAGTGGAATTTCTGCCCACCATTCTGGAGCCCAAGGATATCTTTGTATGCATCTCGACAAAAATAAAAAAAACAGGTTACTTTTTAAAGGCATTTAACAGGGGGCTGGCGCAAATGACGGCCGACGGCACCCTGGGAAGACTGCTCCCGAAATTCCAATAG